From the Zonotrichia albicollis isolate bZonAlb1 chromosome Z, bZonAlb1.hap1, whole genome shotgun sequence genome, one window contains:
- the LOC102060593 gene encoding alpha-N-acetylneuraminate alpha-2,8-sialyltransferase ST8SIA3 produces MRSCKMVRVASVLGLVMLSVALLILSLISYVSLKKDNIFGAPRAAGPRMYMFHAGFRSQFALKFLDPSFVPLTNSLGQELQDKPSKWVFNRSAFAHQRQEILQHVDVIKNFSLIKSSVRIGQLMHYDYSSHKYVFAISNNFRSLLPDVSPIMNKHYNICAVVGNSGILTGSQCGQEIDKSDFVFRCNFAPTEAFQKDVGRKTNLTTFNPSILEKYYNNLLTIQDRNNFFLSLKKLDGAILWIPAFFFHTSATVTRTLVDFFVEHRGQLKVQLAWPGNIMQHVNRYWRNKHLSPKRLSTGILMYTLASAICDEIHLYGFWPFAFDPNTREDLPYHYYDKKGTKFTTKWQESHQLPAEFQLLYRMHGEGLAKLTLSHCA; encoded by the exons ATGCGGAGCTGCAAGATGGTGCGGGTGGCCAGCGTGCTGGGGCTCGTCATGCTCAGCGTGGCGCTGCTCATCCTGTCCCTCATCAGCTACGTCTCGCTCAAGAAGGACAACATCTTCGGGGCGCCCCGCGCCGCCGGGCCCCGCATGTACATGTTCCACGCGGGATTCCG GTCTCAGTTTGCACTGAAGTTCCTGGACCCCTCGTTCGTGCCCCTCACCAACTCCCTGGGCCAAGAGCTGCAGGACAAGCCCTCCAAGTGGGTGTTCAACCGGAGCGCCTTTGCCCACCAGAG GCAAGAAATCCTTCAGCATGTTGACGTCATCAAAAACTTTTCTCTGATCAAGAGCAGCGTTCGGATCGGGCAGCTGATGCACTACGATTACTCCAGCCACAAGTATGTGTTTGCCATCAGCAATAACTTCAGGTCTCTGCTGCCTGACGTGTCTCCCATCATGAACAAGCACTACAACATCTGCGCCGTGGTCGGCAACAGCGGGATCCTGACCGGGAGCCAGTGCGGGCAGGAAATTGATAAATCGGATTTTGTCTTCCGCTGCAACTTTGCTCCGACCGAGGCTTTCCAGAAAGATGTTGGAAGGAAAACCAACCTTACCACCTTCAACCCCAGCATCCTGGAGAAGTATTACAACAACCTCCTGACCATTCAGGATCGCAACAACTTCTTCCTAAGTTTGAAAAAGCTCGACGGGGCCATCCTTTGGATCCCCGCTTTTTTCTTCCACACGTCGGCAACAGTCACAAGAACACTGGTTGACTTCTTTGTTGAGCACAGGGGACAGCTAAAGGTCCAGCTGGCTTGGCCAGGAAATATCATGCAGCACGTTAACAG GTACTGGCGGAACAAGCACCTGTCCCCCAAGCGGCTGAGCACAGGTATCCTCATGTACACCCTGGCCTCGGCCATCTGCGACGAGATCCACCTGTACGGATTCTGGCCCTTCGCCTTCGACCCCAACACGCGGGAGGACCTCCCGTACCACTACTACGACAAGAAGGGAACCAAGTTCACCACCAAGTGGCAGGAGTCCCACCAGCTGCCTGCAGAGTTCCAGCTGCTCTACAGGATGCACGGTGAAGGACTGGCCAAACTCACCTTGTCGCATTGTGCCTAA